ATCGcttttttggaccatcctgcaagTTCCTGTGATCCAAGTCCAATTTAGAACATttagggatggatggcaagtaaagtttacaaaaatggacatcagttccagacagtggacgCCCtgtgtgaagccatcttcaccacctggagcaacattcctgCTAGTCTCCTGGGAACACGGGAATCAAGTATGCTCAAACCAAATCTTCAACTGttaattttaagtttttgttCCATTACCGCAGAAACTGAAAGAACTCCCTGCATGGTCTTACCCCAAGTTATATACTATTTTTGCCAAGAATGCatggaaattaaaattaaaattcaaattaGCATATTCTTTGGTTCAAATTACAGGAAAGAGTAATATTAGACACCTCTCAGTGTGATGTGCAGTTCTACACCAcattaatgttcatttattaggactttatagttaatttaattacattacatgCTCACTTTAGATTACCACTGTTGGATATTAATTACTCTTAAACCCTATGCCGCCACCTTGAGGTCGTTGGGTGGTATagcattaaaaacaatacaaagttatacatttgttttattaatagtATCAAGCGGTACAAAGAGTGTTCCACTAGCTACAAAAAGGGGACACGGAGGCTGGATATACCGGAGAGTGTAAACAGAAGAAGGTTTGCTTATCTACAAGCACACAAGGCTTATATGTTCATCCTTCAGTACTTCCTGGGCTGCTGGATGAAGAAGGAGCGAGGGGAGTGCAGCTTCTCCACAGCAGGTCGCATTCTGCTGTGCCTCACGCTCACTGGCGTCTCCGGGAAGTCATGGCTCAACTAGAAATATTTTTCAGGGGAAATAAGTGTTCTGCATTGTGAATACAAATTGAAAAGTTGTTCACCTTGTCAAGAGTTCCTGACAGAAGAAGACCGACTCGTTGCATCCTGTTTGCAGTGGAAACAGACCTGCTGAAAGAGGATCAAATTCAGGAACAAAATCAGGACTGGCTGTTTGCCGAGAACACGGCTTTGAGGGAACGTTTCTTGTAGGACATTAATGGTTGTCTTCTTTTGAGGGGACAGTAAATGTAGTTGCAGAAATACAATCCATTGGTACAGCTCTTGTAACTGCCTCTCAGTCAGTGCATGCTGTCAGTTTGAAGTTCCTAattattttggtttttggttCCTACCTAGGCGCATAAGTTAATGAGGCGGAACAAATTTTCTGTAAAAACGTCATTTGCACATGTGCATGTTTAGTCGTTACACCAATAGAAAATAAGCTCAGTTGTTGCCACACTATTTAGAGCTCAAAAGGTTCTAAAGGTTCAAGATCATCTCTATAATTCCCTCCTAAGGCATGTGTGCAGCCATTTTTGTTTCAGTCTCTTAGTGTCATAGTTTGCAGGTTTGCTGTACCAGCTAATGTTAATCATGTGATGGTTGTTTGTTGAGGGGAAATGTATGTAATAAAGTTTATTTGCATGATTATAAagagataaaatgataaatgataaacaaatttttagacaaaatgttattgtatatttttataattgtttgAACCCCTTTTAGTTCTCACTAGGAACTAGTTGCGGTCTGATCGTCGCACACCCGAGGGAGTTAGAGATCTCATAAAAATGAGAAGGTGTTCCTAAAGTGTGCCAAGAGTTTGAATAGTAACCCTACCTGGATTTTTCAGGCTTCCTTGAATCCTTCTCTGGAGTCCCATGGGTGCTGGCCTCCTCCAGACTTTTCTTCGCCACCCGTTTACCTCCAGCCTTCACTGGAAACACCACAAAAAtggcaatataaaaaaaacacaatacctCACTATGCTGTAATACAGTGCAACTTTACAAATGTTTATAAAAACAGACTTTAAAACAGCACAGTTCCATTTGTAATAAGAGAGTGCCATCTCCGGGTCGGTGATGAGACCCCcaccccaagtggaggagttcaagtacctCGGGATCTTGTTCACGGGTTCACGAAAAATGGAACACGAGATCCACAGGCGAATTAGTGCCgcgtctgcagtgatgcagaCTCCGCATCGGTCTGCTGTGGTGAAGAGGGAGTCGAgccaaaaggcaaagctctcaatttaccggccGATCTACATTCCTAACCTGACCTGACCTGTGGTCAtgagcggctgaaatgagttttccCGGCTTTAGTGAGGGAGAAACTCTGGACTTGAACCGCTGCTACTCCACATTTTGAGAGGAGTCAAATGAGGTGACTCCGGCATCTGGCACACCTCCCTGGGGAGATTTTCAGGGCACAGCCGACCGTtaggaggcctcagggaagaccaaGGAGAGACTAGTCTCATCTGGACTGGGAATGCATCGGGACCTGCCGGGAGGCGTTATTgagggcagcggggtgtgcggggactgctgggcACTAGGTGGatgcactcaggggctaggggggtcggggccaggtgggttagCGGTGTGCTACGGCAATGttctggggttttgctggggtgtccgatgttcccgctcttcttttgttgttttgtcttatgtaaga
This is a stretch of genomic DNA from Doryrhamphus excisus isolate RoL2022-K1 chromosome 9, RoL_Dexc_1.0, whole genome shotgun sequence. It encodes these proteins:
- the dap1b gene encoding death associated protein 1b isoform X1 produces the protein MVQQGSKCGVKDDLLLKAGHPPAVKAGGKRVAKKSLEEASTHGTPEKDSRKPEKSSRSVSTANRMQRVGLLLSGTLDKLSHDFPETPVSVRHSRMRPAVEKLHSPRSFFIQQPRKY
- the dap1b gene encoding death associated protein 1b isoform X2; the encoded protein is MVQQGSKCGVKDDLLLKAGHPPAVKAGGKRVAKKSLEEASTHGTPEKDSRKPEKSRSVSTANRMQRVGLLLSGTLDKLSHDFPETPVSVRHSRMRPAVEKLHSPRSFFIQQPRKY